From a single Bacillus sp. (in: firmicutes) genomic region:
- the ctaD gene encoding cytochrome c oxidase subunit I: MSTYAQKKGFAATLWDYLTTVDHKKIAILYLVTGGLFFILGGIEALVIRIQLAVPENDFISAGLYNEVLTMHGTTMIFLAAMPLLFAFMNAVVPLQIGARDVAFPFLNSLGFWLFFFGGLFLNLSWFLGGAPDAGWTSYASLSLASPDHGIDFYVLGLQISGAGTLIAGINFLVTIINMRAPGMTYMRMPLFTWTTFVASALILFAFPPLTVGLFLMMFDRLFGANFFDVAAGGNTIIWEHLFWIFGHPEVYILVLPAFGIFSDIFSTFSRKRLFGYSSMVFATVLIGFLGFMVWAHHMFTTGLGPIANAIFAVATMAIAVPTGVKIFNWLLTMWGGSIKFTTPMLYAVGFIPSFVAGGVTGVMNAAAAADYQYHDSYFVVAHFHYVIIGGVVLAILAATHFYWPKMFGTMLNETLGKITFWLFFIGFHLTFFIQHFLGLMGMPRRVWTFLPGQGFETGNLVSSIGAGFMAAGVIVLLVNIVITSVKNEKVGNDPWGDGRTIEWAIPSPPPFYNFKQTPLVRGLDTWWIEKLEGKKELTPAEPLGDIHMPNSSILPFVMSLGLFVAAFGAMYQVDDKPWAIPVLIIGMLITLGAMFLRSVIDDHGYHIHKEDLLKDGEKGVKA, from the coding sequence GTGAGTACCTACGCACAAAAGAAGGGCTTCGCTGCCACTCTTTGGGACTACTTAACAACAGTAGACCATAAGAAGATTGCCATCCTTTACTTAGTTACTGGTGGTCTCTTTTTCATCCTTGGTGGTATCGAAGCACTTGTCATTCGTATTCAGTTAGCGGTACCTGAAAATGATTTTATCAGTGCAGGTCTTTATAACGAAGTATTAACGATGCACGGAACAACAATGATTTTCTTGGCAGCTATGCCATTGTTATTTGCGTTTATGAACGCTGTTGTACCACTTCAAATTGGTGCTCGTGACGTAGCGTTTCCATTCTTAAACTCACTTGGTTTCTGGTTGTTCTTCTTCGGAGGACTATTCTTAAACCTTTCATGGTTTTTAGGTGGAGCTCCTGATGCTGGTTGGACTTCTTATGCATCTTTATCTCTAGCTTCACCAGACCATGGAATAGACTTCTATGTATTAGGATTACAGATTTCTGGTGCAGGTACGTTAATTGCTGGTATTAACTTCTTAGTTACAATTATTAACATGCGAGCGCCAGGTATGACATACATGCGTATGCCATTGTTCACATGGACAACATTCGTTGCATCTGCACTTATTTTATTTGCGTTCCCGCCTTTAACAGTAGGTCTCTTTTTAATGATGTTTGACCGTTTATTTGGCGCAAACTTCTTTGATGTAGCAGCAGGTGGTAACACAATTATTTGGGAACACTTATTCTGGATTTTCGGACACCCAGAAGTATACATTCTTGTTTTACCGGCATTCGGTATTTTCTCTGATATTTTCTCAACTTTCTCTAGAAAACGTTTATTCGGTTATTCTTCGATGGTATTTGCAACCGTATTAATCGGTTTCTTAGGATTCATGGTGTGGGCTCACCACATGTTCACGACTGGTTTAGGACCAATTGCAAACGCAATCTTTGCGGTTGCAACAATGGCGATTGCTGTTCCTACTGGTGTTAAGATTTTCAACTGGTTATTAACGATGTGGGGCGGAAGTATTAAGTTTACAACTCCAATGTTGTATGCAGTGGGCTTTATTCCTTCTTTCGTTGCCGGTGGGGTGACAGGTGTTATGAACGCCGCAGCTGCTGCCGACTATCAATATCACGATAGTTATTTCGTAGTTGCGCACTTCCACTACGTTATCATTGGTGGGGTTGTTCTTGCGATATTAGCAGCAACACATTTCTATTGGCCAAAAATGTTTGGTACAATGTTAAACGAAACATTAGGTAAAATTACGTTCTGGTTATTCTTTATCGGGTTCCATTTAACCTTCTTTATCCAACACTTCCTTGGCTTAATGGGAATGCCACGTCGTGTTTGGACTTTCTTACCAGGTCAAGGTTTCGAAACAGGAAACTTAGTATCTTCCATCGGGGCTGGCTTCATGGCAGCTGGTGTCATTGTATTACTAGTCAACATTGTTATCACAAGTGTGAAAAATGAAAAAGTTGGTAACGACCCTTGGGGAGATGGTCGTACAATTGAGTGGGCGATTCCATCACCACCACCATTCTACAACTTTAAACAAACGCCTCTTGTACGTGGGTTAGATACATGGTGGATTGAGAAGTTGGAAGGTAAAAAAGAATTAACTCCAGCAGAACCGCTTGGAGATATTCATATGCCAAACTCTTCTATTTTACCATTTGTTATGTCTTTAGGTCTTTTCGTCGCTGCATTTGGCGCGATGTATCAAGTGGACGATAAGCCTTGGGCAATTCCAGTTTTAATTATTGGTATGTTAATCACACTTGGTGCCATGTTCTTACGTTCTGTTATTGACGATCATGGATACCATATTCATAAAGAGGACTTATTGAAAGATGGCGAAAAGGGGGTTAAGGCATAA
- a CDS encoding cytochrome (ubi)quinol oxidase subunit III has product MHVEEKFTPKTWPASPEKATLEGKNKFLGFWLFLGGETVLFGSLFATYLALKDKVPSTDHALAKDLFELELVFIATMLLLTSSLTSVYAMYHMKNYNFQKMQAWLLITVLLGAGFLGLEIYEFNHYVHEFGHTFTSSAFGSAFYTLVGFHGGHVAFGLLWIITLMLRNAKRGLNLYNAPKFYVASLYWHFIDVVWVFIFTVVYLMGMVG; this is encoded by the coding sequence ATGCACGTTGAAGAAAAATTTACGCCGAAAACATGGCCTGCATCTCCTGAAAAGGCAACCCTTGAAGGAAAAAATAAGTTTTTAGGTTTCTGGCTATTCCTTGGGGGCGAAACGGTGCTCTTCGGCTCCCTTTTCGCTACCTACTTAGCACTGAAAGATAAGGTACCTAGTACCGATCATGCGTTAGCAAAAGATTTATTCGAATTAGAACTAGTATTTATTGCAACAATGCTTCTTTTAACAAGCTCGTTAACAAGTGTATACGCGATGTATCACATGAAGAACTACAACTTCCAAAAGATGCAAGCATGGTTATTAATTACGGTTCTTTTAGGAGCAGGGTTCTTAGGACTTGAGATTTACGAGTTTAATCATTATGTTCATGAATTTGGTCATACTTTTACTAGTAGCGCATTTGGTTCAGCATTCTATACGTTAGTTGGCTTTCACGGTGGACACGTTGCCTTCGGATTGTTATGGATTATTACGCTCATGTTACGTAATGCGAAGCGTGGGTTAAACCTTTACAACGCACCGAAGTTTTATGTTGCCAGCCTTTATTGGCACTTCATCGACGTTGTATGGGTATTCATCTTTACAGTAGTATACTTAATGGGAATGGTGGGATAA
- the ctaF gene encoding cytochrome c oxidase subunit IVB, whose protein sequence is MANQTNTGNPRVDYEFRRKKNAEDMKFQVISFVLMIFLTIIAFFAVGGDFSHWFVVPFILLLAAVQVIFQLYYFMHMSHKGHEQPALFLYSGLLVALLTVLAFVTIVWI, encoded by the coding sequence ATGGCAAATCAAACGAATACCGGTAACCCTAGAGTAGACTATGAGTTTCGTCGCAAAAAGAATGCTGAAGACATGAAATTTCAAGTCATTTCCTTTGTGCTAATGATTTTCTTAACCATCATTGCGTTTTTCGCAGTTGGTGGAGATTTCTCGCATTGGTTTGTCGTACCGTTCATTCTGTTATTAGCAGCAGTACAAGTTATTTTCCAATTGTACTATTTCATGCATATGAGCCATAAAGGACACGAACAACCTGCGTTGTTCCTTTATTCTGGCTTATTAGTAGCGCTTCTTACTGTGTTAGCGTTCGTAACCATTGTGTGGATTTAA